From Corallococcus exiguus:
CCTCCACCACCAGGCCGGCCACGCGCTCCGGGTGGTCGATGGACAGCTGCATCACGATGCCCGCGCCCGCCGAGTGCGCCACGAACGCCGCGCGCTTCAGCGACAGCGTGTCCATCAGCGCCACCAGGTCATCCGCGAAGTCGCGCATGCCGCGCGTCGCGTCGATGGCCTTCGCCTCCGTGTGCCCGTAGCCGCGCATGTCCGGCGCGATGCCCCGGAAGCCCTCGGGCAGCGTCTTCATCAGCGACTCGAAGAACGCGGACGAGGAACAGTTGCCGTGCACGAAGATGACGGGAAAGCCGTCCTCGCCCGCCAGCCGCGCGCGAACCCGGAGCCGCTGCGTGGGGATGTCCCGGATCTCGACCTTCCTGGATGTATCAGCCATGTGCGCGCTCCTGGTTGCGTTGCTTGAAAGAGGAAAATCCGTGCGTCACGAAGCGGCCCGCGCGTCAGCGGCGATGGCCGCCTCGCGCAGCTCGCGCTTGAGAATCTTTCCGGCCGGGGACACCGGCAGGGACTTCACCAGCTCCACCCGCTTGGGGACCTTGAAGCGTGCCACCCGGCCCTTGAGGTGATCGAGCAGCGCGTCCGCCGAGGCCTCGGCGCCCGGCTTGAGCACCACGTAGGCCCGACCCGCCTCGCCCCACTTCGCGTCCGGCACGCCCACCACCGCGCACTGCTGCACGGCGGGGTGCTCGTAGAGGACGGACTCCAGCTCCAGCGGGTACACGTTCTCTCCGCCGGAGATGAACATGTCCTTCTTGCGGCCCGCGATGGTGAAGAAGCCATCCGCGTCCACGCGCGCCAGGTCCCCGGTGTGGAACCAGCCGTCCGCGCTGATGGCCTCCTTCGTGGCGGCGTCGTCCTCGAAGTAGCCGGAGCACATGGAGGGCCCCTTCAGCACCAGCTCCCCCACCCCGCCCACGGGCACCGCGTGGCCGGCGTCGTCCACCAGCTTCGCGTCGATGAAGTAGTTGGGCCGGCCAATGGAGCCCGCCTTGGACACCGCGAACTCCGGCCCCATGCTGAAGATGCCCGGGCCGAACTCCGTCATGCCGAAGCCCTGCTTGAAGGGCACCGGGTGCACCGCCTGCCACGCCTGGAGCAGCGGCACCGGCAGGGGCGCCCCACCGCTGGTGACGAAGCGCACGGAGGAGAAGTCCGTCCCCTTCCAGCGCGGCGAATCCATCAGCTGCTGGTACTGCGTGGGCACCGCGAAGAAGAGCGTCACCTTCTCCTTCGCCACCAGGCCCAGCATCTCGTCCGGGTCCCACCGGCGCATCAGCACCACGGTGCCGCCCGCGGTGAGCAGCGGCAGCGTGTAGACGAGCAGCCCGCCCGTGTGGAACAGCGGCGTGTGCGTCACCGTCACGTCGCCCTGACGGATTTCATGCACCAGCGTGTTGAGCGTGTTCCACGCCACCATGCGGTACGAAATCTTCGCGCCCTTGGACCGGCCGGTGGTGCCGCCGGTGAAGAGCAGGCAGAGGATGTCCTCCTCGCTCACCGCGTCGTTCGTCACCGGAGCCTCCGGAGCGGCGGGCACGTACGCCATGGCCTTCTCGTACGGATCCGCGCCCGGCAGGCCCTGCGCTTCCAGCGACACCAGGCGCAGGCCGTCCCCCACGTGCTCGCGCACCTGGGCCACCGCGTCCTTGAAGTCGTCTCCGAACAGCAGCACGCGCGGGCGGATGGCGCGCACGCCCTCCGTCAGCTCCGCCGCGTGCAGCCGCCAGTTGTAGGGCACGAAGACGGCGCCCAGCTTCCCGCACGCGAACAGCGTGTCCAGGTACTCCACGCCGTTGTGCGCGACGATGGCCACGCGGTCGCCGCGCTGCACGCCCGCCACGTCCCGCAGCCAGCCCGCGAGCGCGTTGGCGCGCGCGTTCATCTGCCGGTAGGTGAAGCGGCCCGCGTCCTTCCGGGCCACGTCCACCACGGCCACCGCGTCCGGCCAGTAGAGGGCACCCCGCCCCATCCAGTCCCCGATGAACATGCGAAGAACTCCTGTCTGAATGAGGCGGGGTATGGGGGGACTAAGCCGTCCAGCGGTAGAGGGCGGACGCCATGGCGAGGCCACCGCCACTGGCGCAGAAGGCGACCAGGTCGCCCT
This genomic window contains:
- a CDS encoding acyl-CoA synthetase, whose amino-acid sequence is MFIGDWMGRGALYWPDAVAVVDVARKDAGRFTYRQMNARANALAGWLRDVAGVQRGDRVAIVAHNGVEYLDTLFACGKLGAVFVPYNWRLHAAELTEGVRAIRPRVLLFGDDFKDAVAQVREHVGDGLRLVSLEAQGLPGADPYEKAMAYVPAAPEAPVTNDAVSEEDILCLLFTGGTTGRSKGAKISYRMVAWNTLNTLVHEIRQGDVTVTHTPLFHTGGLLVYTLPLLTAGGTVVLMRRWDPDEMLGLVAKEKVTLFFAVPTQYQQLMDSPRWKGTDFSSVRFVTSGGAPLPVPLLQAWQAVHPVPFKQGFGMTEFGPGIFSMGPEFAVSKAGSIGRPNYFIDAKLVDDAGHAVPVGGVGELVLKGPSMCSGYFEDDAATKEAISADGWFHTGDLARVDADGFFTIAGRKKDMFISGGENVYPLELESVLYEHPAVQQCAVVGVPDAKWGEAGRAYVVLKPGAEASADALLDHLKGRVARFKVPKRVELVKSLPVSPAGKILKRELREAAIAADARAAS